A single genomic interval of Juglans regia cultivar Chandler chromosome 1, Walnut 2.0, whole genome shotgun sequence harbors:
- the LOC109008735 gene encoding transcription factor MYB1-like has product MGRSPCCSKEGLNRGAWTAQEDRILREYIRIHGEGKWRNMPKRAGLKRCGKSCRLRWLNYLRPDIKRGNISPDEEELIIRLHKLLGNRWSLIAGRLPGRTDNEIKNYWNTNLGRKVQGHQNTAPHLKLSSSSVEKTLKNTNIINLSHNTNSLSLSKMNNFQVIRTKATKCSKVILAPQPGNIEHFDTEKAGASVESEQYPTSNKAVEFDAFKGSSSFASTENNQTSELQTDFNIGELCFSDLLNSYFPDSGDLKYSNDSNKESSTSLKESMMFLDEMLQDWTNNNNCAQSNVASDELHSLASMLDSKGEWQVE; this is encoded by the exons atggggagaAGCCCGTGTTGTTCCAAGGAGGGCTTGAACAGAGGTGCTTGGACAGCTCAAGAAGACAGAATTCTCAGAGAATATATTAGAATCCATGGGGAAGGCAAATGGAGAAACATGCCCAAAAGAGCAG GTTTGAAAAGATGTGGGAAGAGCTGCAGGCTCCGCTGGTTGAATTATCTTAGACCTGACATTAAGAGAGGTAACATATCACCAGATGAAGAAGAACTCATCATCAGGCTTCACAAGCTCTTGGGGaacag GTGGTCTCTCATAGCTGGGAGGCTCCCGGGGCGAACAGACAATGAAATCAAGAACTATTGGAACACCAATCTGGGCAGAAAAGTTCAGGGCCACCAAAACACTGCCCCACACCTCAAGCTTTCAAGCAGCTCCGTTGAGAAGACTCTAAAGAACACCAATATCATTAACCTTTCCCACAACACAAACTCACTATCACTATCCAAAATGAATAATTTCCAAGTGATTCGGACCAAGGCAACTAAGTGCTCCAAGGTTATCCTGGCTCCCCAGCCTGGAAACATTGAACATTTTGACACCGAAAAGGCAGGAGCATCAGTCGAAAGTGAGCAATATCCCACCAGCAACAAGGCCGTGGAATTTGATGCTTTCAAGGGATCATCGTCGTTTGCGAGCacagaaaataatcaaacatcGGAATTACAGACGGATTTCAACATTGGAGAGCTTTGCTTCTCTGATCTTCTCAACTCTTACTTTCCAGATTCAGGTGACCTCAAATATAGCAACGATAGTAACAAGGAATCATCGACCTCTTTGAAGGAATCTATGATGTTTCTCGATGAAATGCTGCAAGATTGGACCAATAACAACAATTGTGCTCAATCGAATGTGGCTTCCGATGAACTGCATTCTTTGGCTTCAATGCTTGATTCCAAAGGGGAATGGCAGGTTGAATAA